The following proteins are co-located in the Heptranchias perlo isolate sHepPer1 chromosome 30, sHepPer1.hap1, whole genome shotgun sequence genome:
- the LOC137300178 gene encoding interferon alpha-A-like, producing the protein MDLASVWRFWIVWVLFSGTLSLGCERLQLQQVLNRETLGKLNEMGGPFPRQCVNERLSLKTKSLNLVKLSGGLQTQDRIQIVHQTLRHFIKIYSMNLDSVTWPQDKVENFRLLLDRQLEELEECVKKPGSESRPRRNAAIHRYFRKLRKFLKQKRFSVCAWEIIRAETRARLQQILFITAQIRRRN; encoded by the exons ATGGATTTGGCGAGTGTTTGGAGATTTTGGATTGTGTGGGTCTTGTTTTCCGGGACCCTGAGTCTGGGCTGTGAGAGGCTGCAGTTACAGCAAGTTCTCAACAGAGAGACTCTGGGGAAACTGAATGAAATG GGCGGTCCCTTTCCCCGTCAGTGTGTGAACGAGAGGCTCTCGCTGAAAACCAAGTCCTTGAACCTGGTGAAACTTTCAGGGGGTTTACAG ACCCAGGACAGGATCCAGATTGTCCATCAGACACTGCGTCACTTCATCAAGATCTACAGCATGAACCTGGACTCGGTCACATGGCCCCAGGACAAGGTGGAAAACTTCCGGCTTCTCCTGGATCGGCAGCTCGAAGAGCTGGAGGAATGTGTCAAGAAACCGGGCTCAGAGTCCAGGCCCAGGAGAAACGCCGCCATTCACAGATACTTCAGGAAACTGAGAAAATTTCTCAAACAGAAG AGATTCAGTGTCTGCGCCTGGGAAATAATCCGCGCTGAGACCAGGGCCCGTTTACAACAGATCCTTTTCATAACGGCACAAATCAGAAGAAGAAACTGA